In Pseudomonas putida, a genomic segment contains:
- a CDS encoding DUF3156 family protein codes for MIRRLRERLLAPRAPAGYRPGVTLGHLARNLGPLPMARPEPALGVLQGVGQGWRAVVRECVQAHLLMHVVTCEFQLCVPALQGGDVRLELRHSGAIRRTGVAVVYRDGDRQRFAQVREHLMNHQALLAALMPLDFKRLTLECRDGQWHLALEHMGGSEVVNRMPAFRRYIKVSAEQREHLLASLGQLNEALQRI; via the coding sequence ATGATCAGACGTTTGCGTGAGCGACTGCTGGCGCCACGTGCGCCGGCAGGCTACCGGCCTGGGGTCACCCTCGGGCACCTGGCGCGTAACCTCGGGCCGCTGCCGATGGCGCGGCCGGAACCGGCGCTCGGTGTGCTCCAAGGCGTCGGGCAGGGCTGGCGCGCGGTAGTGCGCGAGTGCGTTCAGGCGCACCTGCTGATGCACGTGGTGACCTGTGAATTCCAGCTTTGCGTGCCAGCCCTGCAAGGGGGCGATGTGCGCCTGGAACTGCGCCATAGTGGTGCGATTCGTCGTACTGGCGTTGCGGTGGTCTACCGCGATGGCGACAGGCAGCGGTTCGCCCAAGTGCGTGAGCATTTGATGAATCATCAGGCGTTGCTGGCAGCGCTGATGCCGCTGGACTTCAAGCGCCTGACCCTGGAATGCCGTGACGGCCAATGGCACCTGGCCCTCGAGCATATGGGCGGCAGCGAAGTGGTTAACCGCATGCCGGCGTTTCGTCGCTACATCAAGGTCAGTGCCGAGCAGCGTGAACACTTGCTCGCCAGCCTGGGCCAGCTGAATGAGGCGCTGCAACGAATCTGA
- a CDS encoding APC family permease, whose product MSLNNKLTEHLNRGSVGFPTALASTVGLIMASPVILTATMGFGIGGSAFAIAMVIAALMMLAQSTTFAEAASILPTTGSVYDYINCGMGRFFAITGTLSAYLIVHVFAGTAETILSGVMALVNFEHLNTLAESAGGSWLLGVAFVLAFAVLNAFGVSAFSRAEVILTFGMWTTLMVFGVLGLIAAPAVELDGPFGVSLVGTDLMTILSLIGMAMFMFVGCEFVTPLAPELRRSAWVLPRAMALGLFGVASCMFIYGAAMKRQVENVVLDAATGVHLLDTPMAIPRFAEQVMGDIGPVWLGIGFLFAGAATINTLMAGVPRILYGMAVDGALPKVFAYLHPRFKTPLVCILVVALIPCLHAWYLGGNPDNILHLVLAAVCAWSTAYLLVTLSVVILRIRRPDLPRAYRSPLFPLPQVVSSVGILIGMAFITPPGMDPADIYVPFAIMLGGTAGYALFWTLVVQKVNPFKPARVEDVLEKEFAAEPGHVVEQLQHDQTFA is encoded by the coding sequence ATGTCACTCAACAACAAGCTCACCGAGCATCTCAACCGGGGCAGTGTCGGTTTCCCCACCGCGCTGGCCAGCACCGTCGGGCTGATCATGGCCAGCCCGGTGATCCTCACCGCGACCATGGGCTTCGGTATCGGTGGCAGCGCCTTCGCCATCGCCATGGTCATCGCGGCGCTGATGATGCTGGCGCAGTCGACCACCTTCGCCGAGGCGGCGTCGATCCTGCCGACCACAGGCTCGGTCTACGACTACATCAACTGCGGCATGGGCCGCTTCTTCGCCATCACCGGAACGCTGTCGGCGTACCTGATCGTGCATGTGTTCGCCGGCACCGCCGAGACGATCCTGTCCGGGGTGATGGCCCTGGTGAACTTCGAACACCTCAATACCCTGGCCGAGTCCGCCGGTGGCTCATGGCTGCTGGGCGTGGCCTTCGTGTTGGCGTTCGCGGTGCTCAACGCGTTTGGTGTCAGTGCTTTCAGCCGCGCCGAGGTGATCCTGACCTTCGGCATGTGGACCACCTTGATGGTGTTCGGCGTACTGGGCCTGATCGCCGCTCCGGCGGTCGAGTTGGACGGGCCGTTCGGTGTCTCGCTGGTGGGCACCGACCTGATGACCATCCTCTCGCTGATCGGCATGGCCATGTTCATGTTCGTCGGTTGCGAGTTCGTCACGCCCCTGGCTCCCGAGTTGCGCCGTTCGGCCTGGGTGCTGCCGCGGGCGATGGCGCTGGGCCTGTTCGGCGTGGCCAGCTGCATGTTCATCTATGGCGCGGCGATGAAGCGCCAGGTGGAAAACGTCGTGCTCGATGCCGCCACCGGCGTGCACCTGCTCGATACGCCCATGGCCATTCCGCGCTTCGCCGAACAGGTCATGGGCGACATCGGCCCGGTGTGGCTCGGCATCGGCTTCCTGTTCGCCGGCGCCGCCACCATCAATACCCTGATGGCCGGCGTGCCGCGGATTCTCTATGGCATGGCCGTGGACGGGGCGCTGCCCAAGGTGTTCGCCTACCTGCATCCGCGCTTCAAGACGCCGCTGGTGTGCATTCTGGTGGTGGCGCTGATCCCGTGCCTGCACGCCTGGTACCTGGGCGGCAACCCGGACAACATCCTGCACCTGGTGCTGGCGGCGGTGTGCGCCTGGAGTACGGCCTACCTGTTGGTGACCCTGTCGGTGGTGATCCTGCGTATCCGTCGCCCCGATCTGCCTCGCGCTTATCGCTCGCCGCTGTTCCCGTTGCCGCAGGTGGTGTCGAGTGTCGGTATTCTCATCGGCATGGCCTTCATCACCCCACCGGGGATGGATCCGGCCGATATCTACGTGCCGTTCGCCATCATGCTTGGCGGCACTGCTGGCTATGCGTTGTTCTGGACGCTGGTGGTGCAGAAGGTCAATCCATTCAAGCCGGCGCGGGTCGAGGACGTGCTGGAAAAGGAATTCGCCGCCGAGCCTGGCCATGTGGTGGAGCAGCTGCAGCATGATCAGACGTTTGCGTGA
- the hpaH gene encoding 2-oxo-hept-4-ene-1,7-dioate hydratase — MLDNAFIQQAADRLDQAERSREQVRQFSLEQPTITIEDAYAIQRAWVAKKIASGRKLVGHKIGLTSRAMQVSSNITEPDYGALLDDMLFDEGTDIPFERFIVPRVEVELAFILGKPLKGPNVTVFDVLDATEWVIPALEIIDARIQQVDPVTQVTRKVFDTISDNAANAGVVMGGRAVRPTEIDLRKVPAVLYRNGVIEESGVSAAVLNHPAKGVAWLANKLAPYDITLEPGQIILGGSFTRPVAARPGDTFHVDYDMLGSIACRFV; from the coding sequence ATGCTCGATAACGCTTTCATCCAGCAAGCCGCCGACCGTCTCGACCAAGCCGAGCGTTCGCGCGAGCAAGTCCGTCAATTTTCCCTTGAGCAGCCGACCATCACCATCGAGGACGCCTACGCCATCCAGCGCGCCTGGGTCGCAAAGAAGATCGCGTCTGGGCGCAAGCTGGTCGGCCACAAGATCGGTTTGACTTCGCGGGCCATGCAGGTCTCCTCGAACATCACCGAACCCGACTACGGTGCCCTGCTCGACGACATGCTGTTCGACGAGGGCACCGACATCCCCTTCGAGCGCTTCATCGTGCCGCGTGTCGAGGTCGAGCTCGCCTTCATTCTCGGCAAGCCGCTCAAAGGCCCCAATGTCACCGTGTTCGATGTCCTGGACGCCACTGAATGGGTGATCCCGGCACTGGAGATCATCGACGCCCGTATCCAGCAGGTCGACCCCGTCACTCAGGTCACGCGCAAAGTGTTCGACACCATTTCCGACAACGCCGCCAACGCCGGCGTGGTCATGGGCGGGCGCGCCGTGCGCCCTACCGAGATCGACCTGCGCAAGGTGCCAGCGGTGCTCTACCGCAATGGCGTGATCGAGGAGTCCGGCGTCAGCGCCGCAGTCCTCAACCACCCGGCCAAGGGCGTTGCCTGGCTGGCCAACAAACTGGCCCCGTACGACATCACCCTGGAGCCTGGCCAGATCATCCTTGGCGGCTCGTTCACCCGCCCAGTGGCCGCGCGTCCGGGCGACACCTTCCACGTCGACTACGACATGCTCGGCTCGATCGCCTGCCGGTTCGTTTGA
- the hpaR gene encoding homoprotocatechuate degradation operon regulator HpaR: protein MTTPRPSLTLTLLQAREATMAFFRPALNAHDLTEQQWRVIRILRQNGELESHQLAELACILKPSMSGVLKRLERDGVVARRKSPEDQRRVFISLTVKGQQAFLAMSEEMGRNYDRILGQFGEDKLQQLMQLLDEMKKIKP, encoded by the coding sequence ATGACCACACCAAGACCTTCCCTGACGCTCACCTTGCTGCAGGCGCGCGAGGCCACCATGGCGTTCTTCCGCCCTGCGCTCAACGCCCATGACCTGACCGAACAGCAATGGCGGGTGATTCGCATCCTACGCCAGAACGGCGAGCTGGAAAGCCACCAATTGGCCGAGCTGGCGTGCATTCTCAAGCCCAGCATGAGCGGTGTGCTCAAGCGCCTGGAGCGCGACGGCGTGGTTGCCCGGCGCAAGTCGCCGGAAGACCAGCGGCGTGTGTTCATCAGCCTGACGGTAAAGGGGCAGCAGGCGTTTCTGGCGATGAGCGAGGAAATGGGCCGCAACTACGACCGCATCCTCGGCCAGTTCGGCGAGGACAAGCTGCAGCAGTTGATGCAGCTGCTCGACGAGATGAAGAAGATCAAGCCCTGA
- the feaR gene encoding transcriptional regulator FeaR, translating to MHQQQSDRNGLESWTLAMQQICGRFETQLASNHSLFIGEVSAGLRAGLPVANLRTNAGKIRRLGENPALDDDQHCFLVFQRAGHSSVAQGGASVSLAPGELLLMDSVGQCEINPSGLIEHVSLALPREQVRKHVQGNGVMFGKISSTNACGRMLHMLMDQLCKEGSAGDDGATGEALQSAFIALLEPGFERGGASACNFASLSGAHLRNYVQQVIDESLSQPGLTPASLAGRLNISVRHLYRLFEEQGDSVCRYIQRARLQRSADDLANPFYRSESITSIAYKWGFTDSAHFSRSFKKQFERSPKDFRAQAMV from the coding sequence ATGCATCAACAACAATCCGACCGCAATGGACTGGAAAGCTGGACCCTGGCCATGCAGCAGATCTGTGGCCGTTTCGAGACCCAGTTGGCCTCCAATCATTCGTTGTTCATCGGTGAAGTGTCGGCAGGCCTGCGCGCTGGCCTGCCGGTGGCCAACCTGCGTACCAACGCCGGCAAGATCCGTCGCCTGGGGGAAAACCCCGCCCTCGACGATGACCAGCACTGCTTTCTGGTATTCCAGCGCGCCGGGCATTCCAGCGTCGCCCAAGGCGGCGCCAGTGTGAGCCTGGCGCCTGGTGAGCTGTTGCTGATGGACTCGGTCGGGCAATGCGAAATCAACCCCAGTGGCCTGATCGAGCATGTCTCGCTGGCCTTGCCACGTGAGCAGGTGCGCAAGCATGTGCAGGGCAATGGCGTGATGTTCGGCAAGATTTCCTCGACCAATGCCTGCGGTCGCATGCTGCATATGCTGATGGACCAGCTGTGCAAGGAAGGCAGCGCGGGTGATGACGGGGCCACTGGCGAAGCCTTGCAGAGCGCCTTCATTGCGTTGCTCGAACCTGGTTTCGAGCGCGGCGGTGCCAGTGCCTGCAACTTTGCCAGCCTCAGTGGCGCCCATCTGCGCAACTACGTGCAGCAGGTGATCGACGAGTCCCTGTCGCAGCCGGGGCTGACCCCGGCGAGCCTGGCGGGGCGCCTGAACATTTCCGTGCGGCACCTGTACCGCCTGTTCGAGGAGCAGGGGGACAGCGTGTGTCGCTACATCCAGCGGGCTCGCTTGCAACGCAGCGCTGACGATCTGGCCAACCCGTTTTATCGCAGCGAATCGATCACCTCGATCGCCTACAAGTGGGGCTTCACTGACTCGGCGCATTTCAGCCGGTCGTTCAAGAAGCAGTTCGAGCGCTCGCCGAAGGATTTCAGGGCGCAGGCGATGGTTTGA
- a CDS encoding p-hydroxyphenylacetate 3-hydroxylase oxygenase component, with the protein MKKPNPLLEDLKALLPTIAANAFRAEQERCVPAENIALLKSIGLHRAFLPKQFGGLEISLPEFAQCIALLAGACASTAWAMSLLCTHSHQMAMFSPKLQQDVWGSNPDATASSSIAPFGRTAEVEGGVSFSGEMGWSSGCDHAEWAILGFRRPNAEGTQDYCFAVLPRSDYEIRDDWYAVGMSGSGSKTLIVKDAFVPEHRIQKAKDMMEGKSAGFGLYPDSKIFFAPYRPYFASGFSTVSLGIAERMLEVFREKTRNRVRAYTGAAVGAATPALMRLAESTHQVAAARALLEKSWDEIAEYSERHQYPSRGTLAFWRTNQGYAVKMCIQAVDRLMEAAGGGAWFESNELQRLFRDAHMTGAHAYTDYDVCAQILGRELMGLEPDPAMV; encoded by the coding sequence ATGAAAAAGCCAAATCCCCTGCTGGAAGATCTCAAAGCCCTCCTGCCGACCATCGCCGCCAATGCGTTCCGGGCGGAGCAGGAACGCTGCGTGCCGGCAGAGAACATCGCCTTGCTCAAGAGCATCGGCCTGCACCGCGCGTTTCTGCCCAAGCAGTTCGGTGGCCTGGAAATCTCGCTGCCTGAGTTCGCCCAGTGCATCGCCCTGTTGGCCGGTGCGTGCGCCAGCACGGCCTGGGCCATGAGCCTGCTGTGCACCCATAGCCACCAGATGGCGATGTTCTCGCCCAAGCTGCAGCAGGACGTCTGGGGCAGCAACCCTGACGCCACCGCCAGCAGCAGCATCGCGCCGTTCGGTCGGACTGCTGAGGTCGAGGGCGGGGTGAGCTTCAGCGGCGAGATGGGCTGGAGCTCCGGTTGCGACCATGCCGAGTGGGCCATCCTCGGTTTCCGCCGGCCCAACGCAGAAGGTACCCAGGACTACTGCTTCGCCGTGCTGCCGCGCAGCGACTACGAAATCCGTGACGACTGGTACGCAGTCGGCATGAGCGGCAGCGGCAGCAAGACGCTGATCGTCAAGGATGCATTCGTGCCCGAGCACCGCATCCAGAAAGCCAAGGACATGATGGAAGGCAAGTCGGCAGGGTTCGGTCTGTACCCGGACAGCAAGATCTTCTTCGCTCCGTACCGTCCGTACTTCGCCAGTGGTTTTTCCACCGTCAGCCTCGGCATCGCCGAGCGCATGCTGGAGGTGTTCCGCGAGAAGACCCGCAACCGCGTGCGGGCGTACACCGGTGCCGCCGTCGGTGCTGCCACCCCGGCGCTGATGCGCCTGGCCGAGTCGACCCATCAGGTAGCCGCGGCGCGAGCGCTGCTGGAAAAGAGCTGGGACGAGATCGCCGAGTACAGCGAGCGCCACCAATACCCGTCGCGCGGCACCCTGGCGTTCTGGCGCACCAACCAGGGCTACGCGGTGAAGATGTGTATCCAGGCAGTCGATCGTTTGATGGAGGCGGCCGGTGGCGGCGCCTGGTTCGAGAGCAACGAGCTGCAGCGCCTGTTCCGTGACGCGCACATGACCGGTGCCCACGCCTACACCGACTACGACGTCTGCGCGCAAATCCTTGGCCGCGAGCTGATGGGCCTGGAGCCCGATCCAGCGATGGTCTGA
- a CDS encoding MFS transporter, with product MSTLEHASPAPTQAELADATHRAVTWRLMPLLLVCYLFAHLDRINIGFAKMQMSQDLQLSDTVYGLGAGLFFIAYALFGVPSNLILERIGPRRWIATLMVVWGALSTSMLMIESSSAFYLLRFALGAAEAGFFPGILVYLNRWYPAGRRGQVTALFAIAVPLAGVVGGPLSGAILAFMHDTGGLRGWQWMFLLEGAPVMVLGLVVLAALPERFEHVHWLDERQKATLRAQFATEEQRKTVTSLGGIITSRAIWLLVAVYCAVMLAVNTLAFWMPSLIHGAGIGSDASVGLLSALPYLAGCAFMLTCGRSSDRQRERRWHLCVPLLMAATGIAITGLAPAQPWPVLAGLVLAGMGASAALPMFWQLPPAFLNARTQAAGIALISSLGSIASFAAPYFIGWVRDTTQSASLALYTLAVFISLGGLLVLRTRAAIVNP from the coding sequence ATGAGCACACTCGAACATGCCTCGCCGGCTCCAACCCAGGCCGAACTGGCCGACGCTACCCATCGCGCAGTCACTTGGCGGTTAATGCCGCTGCTGTTGGTCTGTTATCTGTTCGCTCACCTCGATCGCATCAACATCGGCTTTGCCAAGATGCAGATGAGCCAAGACCTGCAACTGTCCGACACAGTCTATGGCCTAGGCGCGGGCCTGTTCTTCATCGCCTATGCGCTGTTCGGTGTACCGAGCAATCTGATACTCGAGCGCATCGGCCCGCGTCGGTGGATAGCCACGCTGATGGTCGTGTGGGGCGCGCTGTCCACCAGCATGCTGATGATTGAAAGCAGCAGCGCGTTCTACCTGCTGCGCTTTGCCTTGGGTGCTGCCGAAGCCGGCTTCTTCCCCGGCATCCTGGTCTACCTGAACCGTTGGTACCCTGCCGGGCGCCGGGGTCAGGTCACCGCACTATTTGCCATCGCCGTGCCGTTGGCCGGGGTAGTCGGCGGACCGCTGTCGGGGGCGATCCTGGCATTCATGCATGACACCGGCGGGCTTCGCGGGTGGCAATGGATGTTCCTGCTCGAAGGCGCACCGGTCATGGTGCTGGGGCTGGTGGTACTGGCTGCACTGCCAGAGCGCTTCGAGCACGTCCATTGGCTCGACGAACGACAAAAGGCCACGCTGCGTGCGCAGTTCGCCACCGAAGAGCAACGCAAGACCGTAACGTCGCTGGGCGGGATCATCACCAGCCGGGCCATCTGGCTACTGGTGGCGGTGTACTGCGCGGTGATGCTGGCGGTCAATACCTTGGCCTTCTGGATGCCTAGCCTGATCCATGGTGCGGGCATCGGCAGCGACGCCAGCGTTGGCCTTCTCAGCGCGCTGCCCTACCTGGCCGGCTGCGCGTTCATGCTCACCTGCGGGCGCTCCAGCGACCGCCAGCGCGAGCGCCGCTGGCACCTGTGCGTGCCTTTGCTGATGGCCGCCACCGGCATCGCCATCACGGGCCTGGCACCTGCGCAACCCTGGCCGGTACTGGCCGGGCTGGTGCTGGCAGGCATGGGTGCCAGCGCTGCATTGCCGATGTTCTGGCAACTGCCGCCGGCGTTCCTCAATGCCCGCACCCAGGCCGCCGGGATTGCCCTGATCAGTTCACTGGGCAGCATTGCGTCGTTCGCCGCCCCCTACTTCATCGGCTGGGTCCGTGACACCACACAAAGCGCAAGTCTCGCGCTCTACACCCTGGCCGTCTTCATCAGCCTCGGTGGCCTGCTGGTGCTGCGCACCCGGGCCGCCATCGTCAATCCTTGA
- a CDS encoding 5-carboxymethyl-2-hydroxymuconate Delta-isomerase, which produces MPHLVLLYTPDLERDADISGLCRALADSMLEQRDEAGKAVFPTGGTRVLAYPAAHCTVADGKGEYGFLYANLRMGSGRSAAVHKAVGDNLLQVLKARLHGLLQQRPIGLTLQIDESTQQVYDAKHSTLHPLFNRPA; this is translated from the coding sequence ATGCCCCACCTGGTTCTGCTCTACACACCCGACCTGGAACGCGATGCCGACATTTCCGGCCTGTGCCGCGCTCTCGCAGACAGCATGCTCGAACAGCGCGACGAAGCCGGCAAGGCCGTGTTCCCCACCGGAGGCACCCGCGTGCTGGCTTACCCGGCCGCACACTGCACGGTGGCCGACGGCAAGGGCGAGTACGGCTTTCTGTACGCCAACCTGCGCATGGGGAGCGGCCGCAGCGCCGCCGTGCACAAGGCAGTCGGCGACAACCTGCTGCAGGTGCTCAAGGCCCGCCTGCACGGGCTGCTGCAACAACGCCCGATCGGCTTGACGCTGCAGATCGACGAAAGCACCCAGCAGGTCTACGACGCCAAGCACAGCACCTTGCACCCGCTGTTCAATCGCCCGGCCTGA
- the hpaI gene encoding 4-hydroxy-2-oxoheptanedioate aldolase: MDMPINTFKQRLRSGQAQIGLWLGLADAYCAELAANAGFDWLLIDGEHAPNDLRGMLAQLQAVAPYPGQPVIRPVIGDTALIKQVLDIGAQTLLVPMVESAEQARQLVKAVHYPPKGVRGVGSALARASRWNSIPGYLDQADAQMCLLVQIENNEGLANLDAIVAVEGVDGVFIGPADLSAAMGHRGDPGHPEVQAAIEDAIVRIGKAGKAAGILSADEKLARRYIELGAAFVAVGVDTTVLMRGLQTLAGKFKDVPVAAGAGSSVY; the protein is encoded by the coding sequence ATGGACATGCCCATCAACACCTTCAAGCAACGCCTGCGCAGCGGCCAGGCGCAGATCGGCCTGTGGCTCGGCCTGGCCGACGCCTATTGCGCGGAGCTTGCCGCCAACGCAGGCTTCGACTGGCTGCTGATCGATGGCGAACACGCGCCGAATGATCTGCGCGGCATGCTCGCGCAACTGCAGGCGGTGGCGCCCTACCCTGGCCAGCCAGTGATCCGCCCGGTGATCGGCGATACCGCGCTGATCAAGCAGGTACTGGATATCGGCGCGCAGACGCTGCTGGTACCGATGGTCGAGAGCGCCGAACAGGCCCGCCAGCTGGTCAAGGCCGTGCACTACCCGCCCAAGGGCGTGCGTGGCGTAGGCAGTGCGCTGGCGCGTGCTTCGCGCTGGAACAGCATCCCCGGCTACCTCGACCAGGCCGACGCGCAGATGTGCCTGTTGGTGCAGATCGAGAACAACGAAGGCCTGGCCAACCTGGACGCGATCGTCGCGGTCGAAGGCGTCGATGGCGTGTTCATCGGCCCGGCCGACCTCAGCGCGGCCATGGGCCATCGAGGAGACCCTGGGCACCCCGAGGTGCAGGCGGCCATCGAGGACGCCATCGTACGCATCGGCAAGGCCGGCAAGGCAGCGGGGATTCTCAGCGCCGACGAGAAGCTGGCACGCCGCTACATCGAACTGGGTGCGGCGTTCGTCGCGGTCGGGGTCGATACCACGGTACTGATGCGGGGGTTGCAGACGCTGGCGGGCAAGTTCAAGGATGTTCCGGTTGCTGCAGGTGCGGGCAGCAGCGTCTATTGA
- a CDS encoding NAD(P)/FAD-dependent oxidoreductase, producing MITLETPTYYSATKKYNLSFPTLESDIEADVVVIGGGFSGINTALELAEKGITNIVVLEARYLGFGGTGRNGGQIMAGIGHDLEKIRRSVGDQGLKQIFEISELGAGIIKERIARYAIDADFCHGYGYMGFNRRQEQTLRAWEKDFKAINDRDEIRFLAGVEVRQIIGSDAYSSALLHMGGGHVHSLNLLLGEAQALVGHGARIFEHSPALEVTYGERIKVRTGRGSVRASKLLWACDSFLNKLEPQLHARTINTYAFQLMTEPLPEQLIQRISPIRGAYSDIRPVIDYYRVTRENRLLFGAATPFVEHIPLDLKAWNRALMLKIFPYLKDVRIDLAWGGPMATSANLFPQIGTLSERPNAFYVQGYSGFGVTPSHIICKILAQGMHEGSSRYDLISSVKHARIFGKDHLRPLLLTVGKTVHQLSGYFNGRR from the coding sequence ATGATTACCCTCGAGACCCCGACCTACTACTCGGCGACGAAGAAATACAACCTGAGCTTTCCCACGCTGGAGAGCGACATCGAAGCGGATGTCGTGGTCATCGGCGGCGGCTTCTCGGGGATCAACACTGCCTTGGAACTGGCAGAGAAAGGCATCACCAATATCGTCGTGCTCGAGGCCCGCTACCTGGGTTTCGGGGGCACCGGGCGCAACGGTGGGCAGATCATGGCGGGCATCGGCCACGACCTGGAGAAGATCAGACGCAGTGTCGGCGACCAAGGCCTGAAGCAGATCTTCGAAATCAGCGAACTCGGCGCCGGCATCATCAAGGAGCGCATCGCGCGCTACGCCATCGATGCCGATTTTTGCCACGGCTACGGCTACATGGGCTTCAACCGTCGTCAGGAACAAACCTTGCGGGCCTGGGAAAAGGACTTCAAGGCCATCAACGACCGTGACGAAATCCGCTTCCTGGCTGGCGTGGAAGTACGCCAGATCATCGGCAGCGACGCTTACAGCAGCGCCCTGCTGCACATGGGCGGCGGCCACGTGCATTCGCTCAACCTGTTGCTGGGCGAAGCCCAGGCCCTGGTCGGCCACGGCGCCCGCATCTTCGAGCACAGCCCGGCGCTGGAGGTGACCTACGGCGAGCGCATCAAGGTGCGTACAGGTCGAGGCTCGGTGCGTGCCAGCAAGTTGTTGTGGGCCTGCGACAGCTTCCTCAACAAGCTGGAGCCGCAACTGCATGCACGCACCATCAACACCTACGCGTTCCAGTTGATGACCGAGCCGCTGCCGGAGCAACTGATCCAGCGCATCAGCCCGATTCGCGGTGCCTACAGCGACATCCGTCCGGTCATCGACTACTACCGGGTAACGCGCGAGAACCGACTGCTGTTCGGGGCCGCCACACCCTTCGTCGAGCACATTCCACTGGACTTGAAGGCGTGGAATCGCGCACTGATGCTGAAGATATTCCCGTACCTGAAGGATGTGCGCATCGACCTCGCCTGGGGTGGCCCGATGGCCACCAGCGCCAACCTGTTCCCACAGATCGGCACCTTGAGCGAGCGGCCCAATGCGTTCTACGTCCAAGGCTATTCCGGCTTTGGTGTCACGCCCAGCCACATCATTTGCAAGATTCTCGCGCAAGGGATGCACGAGGGGTCGTCGCGCTACGACCTGATCAGCTCGGTCAAGCATGCGCGAATCTTCGGCAAGGACCATTTGCGCCCACTGCTGCTCACCGTCGGCAAAACCGTGCACCAGCTCTCGGGCTATTTCAATGGCCGCCGCTGA
- a CDS encoding p-hydroxyphenylacetate 3-hydroxylase reductase component: MSNPTDFDTRALRRALGNFATGVTVVTAAEPRGRKVGVTANSFNSVSLDPALILWSIDKRSTSLEVFEQASHFAVNILAADQIDLSNNFARPKEDRFAGIEYEQGAGGAPLFADCSARFECEKYQQLDGGDHWILVGKVVAFDDFGRSPLLYHQGAYSMVLPHTRMTQRSEGQAPSSHFQGRLQHNLYYLMTQALRAYQADYQPRQLCTGLRTSEARMLMVLENDAGLSLNDLQREVAMPAREIEEAVANLKRKGLIADDEGRVRLSVKGVDETEALWTIAQEQQDKVFEQFSAEQLETFKTVLKAVIQM, from the coding sequence ATGTCCAATCCAACCGATTTCGATACCCGTGCCTTGCGCCGCGCCCTGGGCAATTTCGCCACCGGCGTGACCGTGGTCACCGCCGCCGAGCCCCGTGGCCGCAAGGTCGGCGTGACCGCCAACAGCTTCAACTCGGTATCGCTGGACCCGGCGCTGATCCTTTGGAGCATCGACAAGCGCTCCACCAGCCTCGAGGTGTTCGAGCAAGCGTCGCACTTTGCGGTGAACATCCTGGCCGCCGACCAGATCGACCTTTCCAACAACTTCGCCCGGCCCAAGGAAGACCGTTTCGCTGGCATCGAATACGAGCAGGGCGCCGGTGGCGCGCCGCTGTTCGCCGACTGCTCGGCGCGCTTTGAGTGCGAGAAGTACCAGCAACTGGACGGTGGCGACCACTGGATCCTGGTCGGCAAGGTGGTGGCCTTCGATGACTTCGGTCGCTCGCCGCTGCTGTACCACCAGGGCGCCTACTCGATGGTGCTGCCGCATACCCGCATGACCCAGCGCAGCGAGGGCCAGGCACCGAGCAGTCACTTCCAGGGCCGCCTGCAGCACAATCTGTACTACCTGATGACCCAGGCCCTGCGTGCCTACCAGGCCGACTACCAGCCGCGTCAGCTGTGCACCGGTCTGCGCACCAGTGAGGCACGCATGTTGATGGTGCTGGAAAACGATGCCGGGCTGAGCCTGAACGACCTGCAACGTGAAGTGGCGATGCCGGCCCGTGAGATCGAGGAGGCAGTGGCCAACCTCAAGCGCAAGGGCCTGATCGCCGACGACGAGGGCCGGGTGCGATTGTCGGTCAAGGGCGTGGATGAAACCGAGGCATTGTGGACCATCGCCCAGGAACAGCAGGACAAGGTGTTCGAGCAGTTCAGCGCCGAGCAGCTCGAGACCTTCAAGACCGTGCTCAAGGCGGTCATCCAGATGTGA